One genomic segment of Esox lucius isolate fEsoLuc1 chromosome 15, fEsoLuc1.pri, whole genome shotgun sequence includes these proteins:
- the si:dkey-87k14.1 gene encoding leucine-rich repeat transmembrane protein FLRT2, producing the protein MELHQSRVWCKDWASFLRPWIPILLGLHMQFSRASSSSCPEECRCDRSFVYCNERSLTSVPLGIGEGYKTLYLHNNQINNAGFPLELHHVASVETVYLYGNQLDEFPINLPKNVRVLHLQENNIQTISKAGLAQLLWLEELHLDDNSISTVGVEEGAFREAVSLKMLFLTKNHLSSVPIGLPVDLKELRLDENRIAVIAEEAFKNVTRLERLLLDGNLLTDEGVAPGTFQDLVTLRELSLARNSLTHPPPLLPGDVLVKLNFQDNQMNEIPVTAFAGLRKLERLDISNNQLQSLTQGVFDGLVSLRQLTVRNNLWLCDCSIKWVILWLKSLPTSLNVRGFMCQKPETVRGMVIRELNTELIQCPCSTEAASPTPHPPPTSPGLTFPSRSPPFITDSSPDTRSLASPSRFPSSPTRHPTLLPYSPPRDGGQRTNLPPLDPKRETLKIKFTILNDSAIHVSWMASFPVTAYKVTWAKMGPSLSGDTVRERMVGGEHRGIRLVNLQPKSTYRICVIPLDAFNNYRPKDDTVCSEAVTKPLSYGPDSNKGLSGPEQATQPDLSSPYLYAGLVGGAVVVVLLLLLSIFCWHTHKKDRSSSTKWKYNKGRRKDDYCEAGTKKDNSILEMTETSFQIVSLNNEQLLKGDYRIQPIYTPNGGIGFRDCPLGSNSTVYCKNNVRADADFCHT; encoded by the coding sequence ATGGAGCTACATCAGTCGCGCGTGTGGTGTAAAGACTGGGCCTCTTTCCTCAGGCCGTGGATACCCATACTGCTGGGCCTGCACATGCAGTTCTCCCGAGCGTCCAGCTCCAGCTGTCCGGAGGAGTGCCGCTGTGATAGGTCCTTTGTTTACTGCAATGAGAGAAGCCTGACGTCGGTGCCTCTAGGGATCGGAGAGGGTTATAAGACTCTTTACCTCCACAACAACCAGATCAACAACGCCGGCTTCCCTTTAGAGCTTCACCACGTTGCCTCCGTCGAGACTGTCTATCTCTATGGTAACCAGCTGGACGAGTTCCCCATCAACCTGCCCAAGAATGTGCGGGTTCTCCATCTGCAGGAGAACAACATCCAGACCATCTCCAAGGCCGGCCTGGCCCAGCTGCTGTGGCTGGAGGAGCTCCACCTGGACGATAACTCCATCTCCAcggtgggggtggaggagggggcaTTCAGGGAGGCCGTTAGCCTCAAAATGCTCTTCCTGACCAAGAACCACCTGAGCAGTGTCCCTATTGGTTTACCAGTTGATCTGAAAGAGCTGCGATTGGACGAGAACCGCATCGCGGTGATTGCAGAGGAGGCGTTCAAGAATGTGACAAGGTTAGAGCGCCTCCTTCTTGATGGAAACCTGCTGACGGACGAGGGCGTGGCCCCTGGAACCTTTCAGGACCTGGTGACGCTCCGGGAGCTGTCGCTGGCACGAAACTCCCTCACTCACCCACCCCCGCTCCTCCCGGGGGACGTTCTGGTGAAGCTGAACTTTCAGGATAATCAGATGAATGAGATCCCTGTGACGGCCTTCGCAGGGCTGAGAAAGTTGGAGAGGTTGGATATTTCTAACAACCAGCTGCAGTCCCTAACACAGGGGGTCTTTGACGGTCTCGTCAGCCTCAGACAGCTCACTGTTCGGAACAACCTTTGGCTGTGTGACTGCAGCATTAAATGGGTCATACTGTGGTTAAAGTCTCTGCCAACCTCCCTCAACGTGCGTGGCTTCATGTGCCAGAAGCCCGAGACGGTCCGGGGCATGGTAATCAGAGAGCTGAACACCGAGCTGATCCAGTGTCCTTGCAGCACTGAGGCTGCCTCCCcgaccccccacccaccccccacctcgCCGGGTCTCACCTTCCCCTCCCGCTCCCCTCCTTTCATCACGGACTCCTCCCCAGACACAAGGTCCCTCGCTTCCCCATCCAGGTTTCCCTCCTCACCCACACGTCACCCCACTCTTCTTCCCTACTCCCCTCCCAGGGACGGGGGACAGAGGACTAACCTGCCGCCCCTGGACCCCAAGCGCGAGACCCTGAAGATCAAGTTCACCATACTCAACGATTCAGCCATCCATGTCAGCTGGATGGCCTCGTTCCCTGTCACAGCCTACAAGGTCACCTGGGCCAAGATGGGTCCGAGCCTGTCAGGCGACACGGTCCGGGAGAGGATGGTGGGAGGGGAGCACCGGGGCATACGGCTGGTCAACCTCCAGCCCAAATCTACCTACCGGATCTGTGTCATACCCCTAGATGCATTCAATAACTATAGGCCCAAGGATGACACAGTGTGTTCAGAGGCCGTGACTAAACCGCTCTCCTACGGTCCGGATAGTAATAAAGGTCTGTCGGGGCCAGAGCAGGCTACCCAGCCGGATCTCAGCTCCCCATACCTCTATGCTGGCCTCGTCGGAGGGGCCGTGGTTGTTGTCTTACTGCTTCTCCTCAGCATATTCTGCTGGCACACGCACAAGAAGGACAGGTCGTCCTCGACCAAGTGGAAATACAACAAGGGCAGGAGAAAAGACGACTACTGCGAGGCAGGGACCAAAAAGGATAACTCAATACTGGAAATGACTGAGACCAGCTTCCAGATAGTGTCGCTGAACAACGAGCAGCTCCTCAAGGGAGACTACCGTATACAACCCATTTATACCCCTAATGGAGGCATAGGCTTCAGAGACTGCCCTCTGGGGAGCAATAGCACAGTATATTGCAAGAATAATGTTCGAGCAGATGCAGACTTTTGCCATACATGA